ATGGTAAATAGTAAACTGTTTTCAGAATAAGTACGTTATTGGTGTTTAGGATCACAGTATAGCACTGAAGCCAGATTTATTGAGATAGAGTTCAGCCTAACTGTGTTCCAACCGAGCCATAAGCCAGTTCTTGTTTTAGCAGTATAAATCAGGAAttgttttcagaatatattgAGCTACATTACAAGGTCTGAAATTGCTGCTAGTTATAATTTTTAAGGTCTTCTGGCCAGTAGTAGTGTTCCTCTGTCCACATGCTACCATCAGCACCAAACGTTCGGCAACAACCACTAATATCTACAAAGTACAATGGTGATTATAAGAGTGCTCCGATAGCCAGGTTCAAAAGACATGGGAACTTAGCCGAGGACTCGGAGTAATTGTACATTTGTACAAGAATATTGCAACGTCATAGTTAAGAATAGGAAAGGGTGGTGAAGCCAATAATGTTCTGATACAATGATGCACATTTGATGTCATGCACGAATATATTTGGTGGGGGATCCTAAAGTTAGgccaaaataataaatatattattcagGAAAACATGATTAATATCAACATAGACTCGACGTTCTTGACCAGGtcttattgtgatatatattgtatacaAAAGGGTCACTGGTACTCACAAAGGTAAGTCACAAGTCGTCAAATATGGAACCCCCCAAACCCACTGCAAGTATGTTATTTGTACAAACACGAGAGTTGTCCTCTGATGTGTATAAAAATTTCAATGGGGAAAGAGCTCATGGTTTGGCCGATTAGCAGACAATGTGTCCGGTATAAAAATGATATCCCATGTATGTTGTTATCTTAATTTTGTGTAATACCCTGCTATTGCAATTTTATTGTTGAAGACCATTTGTTGTTGGAGGTTTGATACAATCAGGCACTGTTTGATGTTTGGTTATTTCTAAGACTTTCATTCCTTCTTTCCTCACAGCCCTTGACCTCGTGATCAGGTTCCCTTTGAACTTTGACATCTGGGCCCCTCCTCGTCAAGTGGGTGTTTAAGGGAATCAGTAGCTTCATATTGTAAAACTGAATTTGTCTACGTCTACTATTTGTGTATGGACCTATCCATTGTCTCACTTACTGACACAAAGCCATGTCttgacattattattatttattttgcaGTAAATATCCCAAATCTAAGTCCCATTTTCCTTATACTGACCATGACTATATCAATCATTCATGAACATCTACTCTTTTTCTCTACTTTCACCATCTGTCAATCTCTTCTTGCCCTTCTCTTCCTCCCTGTCAGCGTCCTACTGGGAGATACATGACCATCCTTGAACCCCTGTCTGAACTGCCCACCCCTCCCACCTCTCTCCCTGTCCCTCTCTCTACCCCCGTCCTCCGTGATGCCCCCTACTTCGTTGATATCAACCTTGATGACGACGACACCCCCATCCAGTCCCCAGTTCGAGTCTTCCTGTCACGTGTGTCTGGATTCTTGAGGAGAGTGTTCCGTGCCAAAATGGATGCCTAGAGTGACATCTCGCAATTATTTGTATTCTTGtggagtgtgtttaagatggacgcttagagtgacatcttgcaattatTTGTATTCTTGtggagtgtgtttaagatggacgcttagagcgACATCTTACAGttgtttggattcttgaggaacgtgtttaagatggacgcttagagtgacatcttacaGTTGTTTGGATTATTGAGGAACGTGCTTAAGATGGACACCtaaagtgacatcttgcaattgtttggattcttgaggagtgtgttTAAGATAGACACCtaaagtgacatcttgcaattgtttggattcttgaggagcgtgtttaagatggacgcttagagtgacatcttacagttgtttggattcttgaggagtgtgtttaagatggacgcttagagtgacatcttgcaattgtttggattcttgaggagtgtgttTAAGATAGACACCTAAAGTGACATCTTGCtattgtttggattcttgaggagtgtgtttaagatggacgcttagagtgacatgtTACAGCTGTttggattcttgaggagtgtgtttaagatggcCCCTGAGAGTGATATCTTCCCACCTTGTAAACTGTGCCACATGATAATTAACTGCATTgaataatatatacaatgtttGGCGACTCTATATTTTTGGACCTTTCGGACAATTTTCGGATGTTTTGGATTTTTGTGGTTTTGGTTTATTCTATAAATCCTTGCTCTTTTTGGCTTTTTCGGACAAGATTTGAGAACACTTCTTTAAGTACAAATTTGAAACATATCAGTTATAACTATTAAATATTGCTTTTATTTTCTAGGTGATTTGTTgggtgtttcttgttttgtatttgtgtaaGATACACGTGCTTTTAGACGTTCTGTAACTAGGAGACACGAACATTTTGTGTTCTGCCTgcgtgttagtgagtgagtgtggtttatcTCTGCTTTGAGAGATATTGGTACCACACCAGGATAACGGAAACAAATACAATACTGACAGTGGCCGATACTGTAGTTTCCATTCAATATGTATACGTCTATGagtgtgagtatatattttTGAGTGATTATTGGACCATTGAAAACAGTATTTACCTGCCTCAGCAACGACCGATCCTGGCTATGACGTCAGAGCAGGGTACCACGTGGCACATACCACACACCCATACAGTATATTAGCAGTGTCTGTCACCAGGGTtcttatgattttgtttttctgCATGATTCCATTTTGTTGAGGTAGTCGCGGAAGTTGAGACCACTTTTATCAAAACCTCCATGTCAAAAACGCGAATATCATATAAAAATGACAATATTCTGTCAACTGAGATAGGTACCTTCATGCACTACACTATCAGCAAGTCAGAAGTTGTATCTATACTGGGTTCTACACGTTTCCTGGTCAAAATATGCATTAAGTATGTAAACGTAATATTGTAGGTGAACTTTTCCAAGTATTTCCAGTTTCCGAAAGAGTAGTGTTTGTGGTACATTATAAGTtatacatttattgaaatttCCACGCGAAAACCCCTAacatgatatacaatgtggGCGTCGCGGGATACAAAAGTATATCAGtgtaatgtaaatataatgAGACGGTGAGAGGTGGAGAGTAGCTATGTCCATAGCGAGGGTAAGGGAGTGGCTGTGTCCACtcctcagagagagagagagagcaagggGGCGGCCGTGCCTGACCCCAAGTTTGCTTACAGAACCCATGCGTCCCAAGGAGGGGCACGAGCACCAGTCCCAAGTGTCCGCAGGAGGGACACACCACAACCAACCCCAGCGTCCTCAGGAGGGACACCCCTACCCCTACCAAGCGTCCCATGGAGGGAAACAAGGACCAGCATCATGCGTCCCTTGGAGGGACACCAGACTAGTCCCAAGCGTCCCATGGAGGGACACCTTCACCCACAACACCCAGTAGAGATAACACGACCCTGATCAAGTGCCCCAAGGTTGGACACCACTACCACACCAAAGGTTCCCGAAGAGGGATTGGTCTTGCAACAAGCGATTGCGACCTCCAAAACATCGTAACACAACAACGGGATTCGTCAGTCGTCCGATACCCACATCGGATAAGTTTTCCAACGACCGCGAGTCTTGTACCAAGACCAACTTCTGTTTCCATGTATTGTTTGTTCTGGGGAAATGGTATTCATTTAGTGGTAGTTTGGGGAGGGAGAGAATGAGCACAGGAACAAATaggttttgttgttattttcagGAATAGGTATTAGGGGTGGACATAATCAAAAGTTACTGTATTCGAGTAGAATTTAGTTAGGCAAGAAAAGGCGAGAAATACCTACTGTCTAGGATTGTTTGTTTCTGAGTATTCGATTGGATCTAACTATTACTCTTTCAGTAGTGACTTGGAGCTGGATTGGAAAAACCTTACAGGAATCACCTTACAGAACCTGCAGACAAGTtttattgaaaataaataaatgaaaataaataaataaataaataaataaataaataaaaattgcATATTATCTCGGTAGCCAACCAACACTAGTCACATATCCGCAGGAATCTGCTGTCACTGGGCGTCTGGTTTATTCATACAAGCGCTAGGCGCCAATTACAAAATTATCGCAATACTGAGATATGTACCTTCATGCACTACATTATCACCATGTCAGTAGTTTCATGTATATTGGATTATGCACCTTTCTTATTTCACACTGTGTGTTAAGTGTATAAATGTAATGATGTAGGTGatctttttcaaacatttcgACACTTTCCAAAGCGAAATCCCCGAAATAACAGTGTCCATGGTActttaaatattatatatcGGATAAAGGGAGATTCTAGAAATCATATCTGGAGTGACAGTGATTCATAGACACATATGGCATAAGTCGGGAACATGCAGTGGACCTGGCTTTGATCAGAGCTTTTTATGAGTGACTTTTCTGTCCACAGGTTGAAGATAGGCGGCCCTCAAGTAATTAGAGACTTATGACAGAGCAGCCAGCGTCATACCAACCTCTCTAGTTGATATGTATCGCGTCTGTCGTGAACTCGTGTCACCgaaatgtaataaaatgtgtTGAAACGTAACTGATATGTTTCTTTATGGCTCAGTATAAACTGTTTGGGTGTAGCTACcacttgtgtgagtgagtgaatgtggtcgAAGCCCCTTTTGTCTGTGTGTCGGTTTGTCAGCACCGTGTGGGAGGAAATCTGCTGTAAAGCAGTCCTTAACACGTATGTGTATGTACTGTCACTCCTTTAGTGTTGGGAGCGAAAGGATCATGGGCACGtgtgcggtctgtaaataatcggtctaaatcagacaatccagtgatcaacagcatggtcatcgatctgcgcaattcagAACCGATGACgttttaaccaagtcagcgagcgtgaccaccccTTATGACACTCATGGATTACTAAAGGCCAATAATCTAGTGGCTGTGTCCACGACAATAAATAAGTAAAGCCTAAGGTGATAAATATTTGTCACGAAGGATACTAAAACATATCACAGAACTGAGTCTAAAAACTAATCATTTCTAACTCTGATTTGCACTACTCAACACTAATCGACATGACATATAGGTGACATTAAAACACGATCTCTTGACCACCACTGACCAACCTGGGCCACTCTGCCGGAGATCATGGTGACTTACAACGTTTCAGCTTCCTGGATAAATCCTCAGATTTAAACCATCACAGTTAAATCATTACAGTCACTTGACTAACTACTGAAGCAATAAAACTTACGCAACCATCAGTGGACAATCTTTTCAATCTCATTACTTCAACTCCAATAAAATATCTATGCCGCAAGTCAAGCAAAACGACCATGGCCGCACTTGTCTCATAACATGGGATGCTGTTGAGCAGTGGAAATAAACATGTGCAGAGATCTCTAATAGACGTATCTGACGACCCAATTAACACTTACCTTTGGCCAAAACAAGAAACTAAACATGGCAGCTGTGGGATAGCTATGGATGATTTATAATCAGTTGGACATAATCTCTCAAAGTGTAGAAAATGAACTTTCAATAAAATGTCTAAATACAGTTAGTCTCTAATCTCTAAACATTACAATAATTCTAATGCATGCAAGTACAGTAATCGAACTCCACAATAACAAATGAACCTGCAAGTCTTACGCCTAACAAGGAAATCAGCCCTCCAGATCTAATACCAAAACCGAACGGGACGAAGACGCCAGGGTATCGTTTACGCACCGTCTATGTACCCAAGACTACTTCGTATTTCACGTGCACTCATACATGTCTCCGGGTATGTATTCAAGTGACACGACCAGCATGCACTGGGTGCGTTTGGGCGAGCACTTTCAgtggaaacaacaacaaaccctAAACTGTCCTCAGAACAGATGCAACACGAAGGATTTTCGACTGAATATCTCTCGTTTTGTGACTTCCTCGGGTCTGTACTGGCAACCTAAGTACGACTAAGGTGTACCCGATATTTgcttttattgcatgtaatctatttatacccacttgaaaTGTTCCACTTCCTTTACACGGGGCCTCTGATGTGGCATCTAATGATAGGTTTATAAATCACAGGATGGGATCAGATCTGGTGTCTCCGTTTTGTTGAGTGCTCCTTGGCAGCAGCATCAGTCGTTGTTACCGTGGATTCCAACATGGCATGGAAACCAACAGGAGACGATGTCATGATAGCAAGaaacaagatcattatgcatTCTATGATTTCGTTTAAAAAGGATACCCACGTGCGACGTTATTTATAGTCCTATTCACTTtgcctttcacaaagcaacctttactaaggttaaccttaactcccattccttTACACTGCACTAAGGCTGCGATCACctaagtgctttgtgaaaggaggcccaagTCTTTACTCCGATAGCATCTTACAATGACTGGGCgtttgtaacttacaatgactGGGCGTTTGTAACTTACAGTCGATTAATCAGAATGTTTCTATTTGAATCGTTGTGTTTCCATCATTTTAAAAATCTATGCTATAAACTGAAGTATGTTTGCAGCATACTTGTATACTTGCATACTTGTATGCTATGTCGTCTCTTGTGTCCTATGTGACAAACAGATATTCTGTATTAATAACGTGGCTGGGATCCTCACTTGTGAAGGGTTCGGTTGTAAGCATATTGCGATATACTAGCTTTGGCGAACATTAGAGCGCGCAAAGGGAGTCGGGAACCAGCTTAGGTACGGatgaaaccagtcgttatcttCACGTAATGCTATGACGATCTCGCGAGATTTATGACGTCGCTATGACGACAGTTTCATTCTGATACCGCCATTTTGACGCTATCTTACCTTTGCGATATTGCTGAATTTCTGTTGACGTTTGCCTGACGATCTGTTCATCACCAGTTGTTTTCACTATGAACTCCTACAAGCAAGgtatttctttatttctacaatagTTAATTGTTGCCAATTTTGCTTTCTTTTATGACTTATTTACTTTACTCATCCTGGCGTAGGGTAAACGGAGAAACTTCCTGAACATTGTGCCGGTTGCCATTGAAGATTCACTCGAGTAAAATTTATTTGGCGTTACTTACGGACTTTCAACCTTTCAAGTGGGTTTAAAAATAACAGTACACAACATCAATTTCACAGAGTCATATAATAGATAGCTTCATTTGTGCCCTCCACCTTATCAGTTTGGTTTCTCGCAATGGTAAATACTAAACTGTTTTCAGAATAAGTACGTTATTGGTGTTTAGGATCACAGTATAGTACCCGAAGCCAGATTTATTAATATATAGTTCAGCCTAACTGTGTTCCAACCGAGCCATAAGCCAGTTCTTGTTTTAGCAGTATAAATCAGGAAttgttttcagaatatattgAGCTACATTACAAGGTCTGAAATTGCTGCTAGTTATAATTTTTAAGGTCTTCTGACCAGTAGTGGTGTTCCTCTGTCCACATGCTATCATCACGATTCAGTACCAAAAGTTCGGTAACAACCGCTAATATCTACACCGTATCATGGTGATTATACGAGTGCTCCGATAGCCAGGTTGAAAAGACATGGGAACTTAGCCGAGGACTCGGAGTAATTGTACATTTGTACAAGAATATTGCAACGTCATAGTTAAGAATGGGAAAGGGTGGTGAAGCCAATAATGTTCTGATACAATGATGCTCGTTCGATGTAATGCACGATTATTTGGTTGGGGATTCTACAGTTAGCCCCAAATGATAAATGAATTATTCAGGAAAACATGATTAATATCAACGTAGACTCGACGTGGCTGACCAAGACgtattgtgatatatattgtatacaAAAGGGTCACTGGTACTCACAAAGGTAAGTCACAAGTCGTCAAATATGGAACCCCCCAAACCGACTGCAAGTGTGTTATTTGTACAAACACAACAGTTGTCTTGATGTGTGTAAAAATTTCAATGGGGAAAGAGCAAATGGTTTGTCCGATTAGCAGACAATATGTCCGGTATGAAAAAGATATCCCATGTATGTTGTTATCTTAATTTTGTGTAATACCCTGCTATTGCAATTGTATTGTCGAAGGCCATTTGTTGTTGAAGGTTTGATACAGTCAGGCTGTGTTTGATGTTTGGTTATTTCTAAGACTTTCATTCCTTCTTTCCTCACAGCCCTTGACCTCGTGATCAGGTTCCCTTTGAACTTTGACATCTGGGCCCCTCCTCGTCAAGTGGGTGTTTAAGGGAATCAGTTACTTCATATTTTAAAACTGAATTTGTCTGCGTCTACTATTTGTGTATGGACCTATCCATTGTCTCAGTTACTGACGCAAAGCCATACCTTGAcattattattgaatatttatttTGCAGTAAATATCCCAAATCTAAATCACATGTTCCTTATATTGACCATGACTTTATCAATCAACCATGACCATCTACTCTTTTTCTCTACTTTCACCATCTGTCAATCTCTTCTTGCCCTTCTCTTCCTCCCTGTCAGCGTCCTACTGGGAGATACATGACCATCCTTGAACCCCTGTCTGAGCTGCCCACCCCTCCCACCTCTCTCCCCGCCCCTCTCTCTACCCCCGTCCTCCGTGATGCCCCCTACTTCGTTGATATCAACCTTGATGACGACGACACCCCCATCCAGTCCCCAGTTCGAGTCTTCCTGTCACGTGTGTCTGGATTCTTGAGGAGAGTGTTCCGTACCAAGATGGATGCCTAGAGTGACATCGTGTAATTATTTGTATTCTTGtggagtgtgtttaagatggacgcttTGAGCGACATCTTACAGttgtttggattcttgaggaacgtgtttaagatggacgcttaaagtgacatcttgcaattttTTTATTCTTGAGTGTGTTTAAGATCGACGCTttgagtgacatcttgcaattgtttggattCTTCAGGAGTGTGTATAAGATGGAcacttagagtgacatcttgcaactGATTCTTAaggagtgtgtttaagatggacgcttagagtgacgtcttgcaattgtttggattGTTGAGAAGTGTGCTTAAGATGGACACCTAAAGTGACATTTTGCAATTGTTTGGATTCTTCAGGAGcgtgtttaagatggacgcttagagtgacatcttacagttgtttggattcttgaggagtgtgtttaagatggactCTGAGAGTGATATCTTCCCACTTTAAAAACTGTGCCATATGATAATTAACTGCATTGAATGATATATACAATGTTTGGCGACTCTATATTTTTGGACCTTTCGGACAATTTTTTGGATGTTTTGGATTTTTATGGATTTGGTTTATTCTATAACTCCTTGCTCTTTTTGGCTTTTTCGGACAAGATTTGACAACACTTCTTTAAGTATGAATTTGAAACATATCAGTTATAACTATTAAATATTGCTTTTATTTTCCAGGTGATTTGTtgagtgtttcttgttttgtatttgtgtaaGATACACGTGCTTTCTTAGATGTTCTGTAACTAGGAGACACGAACATTTTGGCGCGCCATGAGTGTTCTGCCTgcgtgttagtgagtgagtgtggtttatcTCCGCTTTGAGAGATATTGGTACCACACCAGGATAACGGAAACAAATACAATGCTGACAGTGGCCGATACTGTAGTTTCCATTGAATATGTATACGTCTATgattgtgagtaaatattttcagtgattATTTGACCAGTGAAAACAGTATTTAACTGCCTTAGCAACGACCCATCCTGGCCATGACATCAGAACAGGGTACCACGTGGCACATACCACACACCCATACAGTATATTAATAGTGTCTGTCACCAGGGTtcttatgtgtttgtttttctgtaCAATTCCATTTTGTTGAGGTAGTCGCGGTAATTGAGACCACTTTTATCAAAACCTCCATGCCAAAACCGCGAATATCATATAAAAATGACAATATTCTGTCAACTGAGATATGTACCTTCATGCACTACACTATCTGTAAGTCAATAGTTATATCTATACTGGGTTCTACACGTTTCCTGGTCAAAATATGCATTAAGTTTGTAAACGTAATATTGTAGGTGAACTTTTTCAAGTATTTCCAATTTCCGAAAGAGTAGTGTTTGTGGTACATTATAAGTtatacatttattgaaatctCCACGCGAAAACCCTTAacatgatatacaatgtggGCGTCGCGGGATACAAAAGTAAATCAGTGTAATGTAAATATAGTGAGACGGTGAGAGGTGGAGAGTAGCCTTGTCCATAGCGAGGGTAAGGGAGTGGCTGTGTCCACtcctcagagagagagagagagagagagagagagagagagagagagagagagagagagagcggcCGTGCCTGACCCCAAGTGTGCTTACAGAACCCATGCGCCCCAAGGAGGGGCACGAGCACCAGTCCCAAGTGTCCGTAGGAGGGACACACCACAACCAACCCCAGCGTCCTAAGGAGGGACACCCCTACCCCTAACCAAGCGTCCCATGGAGGGAAACAAGGACCAGCATCATGCGTCCCTTGGAGGGACATCTTGACCCACAACACCCAGTAGAGATAACACGACCCTGATCAAGCGCCCCAAG
The window above is part of the Haliotis asinina isolate JCU_RB_2024 chromosome 1, JCU_Hal_asi_v2, whole genome shotgun sequence genome. Proteins encoded here:
- the LOC137282700 gene encoding uncharacterized protein, which translates into the protein MNSYKQALDLVIRFPLNFDIWAPPRQRPTGRYMTILEPLSELPTPPTSLPVPLSTPVLRDAPYFVDINLDDDDTPIQSPVRVFLSRVSGFLRRVFRAKMDA
- the LOC137282711 gene encoding uncharacterized protein, producing the protein MNSYKQALDLVIRFPLNFDIWAPPRQRPTGRYMTILEPLSELPTPPTSLPAPLSTPVLRDAPYFVDINLDDDDTPIQSPVRVFLSRVSGFLRRVFRTKMDA